In the Sulfitobacter pacificus genome, one interval contains:
- a CDS encoding adenosylcobalamin-dependent ribonucleoside-diphosphate reductase — protein sequence MTRFAAPIAEQIWDMKYRFKQADGTPRDMTVEDTWRRIARDLAQVEDKPDHWEGKFFEALEDFKYLPAGRITAGAGTARRVTLFNCFVMGTVPDSMGGIFDMLKEAALTMQQGGGIGYDFSTIRPKGADVLGVSADASGPLSFMDVWDAMCRTIMSAGSRRGAMMATMRCDHPDVEDFIAAKSDPARLRMFNMSVLITDPFMEAVKADGSWDLVFDGKVYRTVEARVLWDTIMQATYSYAEPGVIFIDRINAANNLNYCETIAATNPCGEQPLPPYGACLLGSINMARMVAKPFEADAHLDEAALQDLVATAVRMMDNVVDVSKFPLPEQEREAQAKRRIGLGVTGLADALLMVGQRYGSDEAAAQTEAWMKAIARAAYLASVDLAKEKGAFPLFDAEAYLASGTMAQMDDDVRDAIREHGIRNALLTSIAPTGTISLYAGNVSSGIEPVFAYAYTRKVLQKDGTRTEEEVVDYAVQLWRELKGDAPLPDYFVNAQTLPPLEHVKMQAAAQKWVDSSISKTINCPEDISFDDFKEVYMEAWDTGCKGCTTYRPNDVTGSVLSVSEDTKADKPVPVPEGGEVVFLSEPLDRPEELEGNTYKVKWPDSEHALYITINDIVLNGHRRPFEVFINSKNMEHFAWTVALTRMISAVFRRGGDVSFVVEELKAVFDPRGGAWMGGKYIPSILAAIGGVIEQHLIATGFIAGEGMGLKADPQAKVVGMDAPRGKACSSCGQFDLRMVEGCMTCGSCGYSKCG from the coding sequence ATGACCCGCTTTGCCGCCCCCATCGCCGAACAAATTTGGGACATGAAATACCGTTTCAAACAGGCCGATGGTACCCCGCGCGATATGACGGTCGAGGATACATGGCGCCGCATCGCCCGTGACCTGGCACAGGTTGAGGACAAGCCGGATCATTGGGAAGGTAAATTCTTCGAAGCCCTGGAGGATTTCAAATATCTGCCCGCCGGTCGCATCACCGCAGGGGCAGGGACCGCCCGTCGCGTGACCCTGTTCAATTGTTTTGTGATGGGCACAGTGCCCGACAGCATGGGCGGGATTTTCGACATGCTGAAAGAGGCGGCATTGACCATGCAACAGGGCGGCGGCATCGGCTATGATTTCAGCACGATCCGGCCCAAGGGGGCGGATGTTCTGGGCGTGTCGGCAGATGCCTCAGGCCCGCTGTCGTTTATGGATGTCTGGGACGCTATGTGCCGCACCATCATGTCTGCCGGTTCGCGCCGCGGGGCGATGATGGCGACCATGCGTTGTGATCACCCTGACGTTGAGGATTTTATCGCCGCCAAGTCCGATCCGGCCCGGTTGCGGATGTTCAATATGTCCGTGCTGATCACCGATCCGTTTATGGAAGCGGTCAAGGCGGATGGGTCCTGGGATCTGGTGTTTGATGGCAAGGTCTATCGCACCGTTGAGGCGCGTGTTCTGTGGGATACCATCATGCAGGCCACCTATAGCTACGCCGAGCCCGGGGTGATTTTTATCGATCGGATCAACGCGGCGAACAATCTGAACTATTGCGAAACCATCGCTGCAACGAACCCCTGCGGGGAACAGCCCCTGCCGCCCTATGGTGCCTGTCTGCTGGGGTCGATCAACATGGCGCGGATGGTTGCAAAGCCATTTGAGGCTGATGCCCATCTGGATGAGGCGGCCCTGCAAGATCTGGTCGCTACCGCCGTGCGGATGATGGATAATGTGGTGGATGTGTCAAAGTTTCCGCTGCCGGAACAGGAACGCGAAGCACAGGCCAAGCGCCGCATTGGCCTTGGTGTGACCGGGCTGGCTGATGCCTTGCTGATGGTTGGCCAGCGTTACGGTTCAGACGAGGCGGCGGCACAAACCGAAGCCTGGATGAAAGCCATTGCGCGGGCGGCCTATCTTGCCTCCGTCGATCTTGCCAAGGAAAAGGGCGCATTCCCGTTGTTCGATGCAGAGGCCTATCTGGCCTCGGGCACCATGGCGCAGATGGATGATGATGTGCGTGATGCCATCCGCGAACACGGCATCCGCAACGCGCTTTTGACCTCAATCGCGCCTACCGGCACGATCAGCCTCTATGCGGGCAACGTCAGCTCGGGCATCGAACCGGTCTTCGCCTATGCCTACACCCGCAAGGTCCTGCAAAAGGACGGCACCCGCACCGAAGAGGAAGTGGTGGATTACGCTGTGCAGCTGTGGCGGGAATTGAAGGGGGACGCGCCGTTGCCCGACTATTTCGTCAATGCCCAGACCCTGCCGCCGCTGGAACATGTCAAAATGCAGGCCGCCGCCCAAAAATGGGTGGATTCAAGCATTTCCAAGACAATAAACTGCCCGGAAGACATCAGCTTTGATGATTTCAAAGAGGTCTATATGGAGGCATGGGATACTGGCTGCAAAGGCTGTACCACTTACCGCCCCAATGATGTGACCGGATCGGTTCTGTCGGTTTCTGAAGACACCAAAGCAGACAAGCCCGTGCCGGTGCCCGAGGGGGGCGAGGTTGTCTTTTTGTCCGAACCGCTGGACCGCCCTGAAGAGCTAGAAGGCAATACCTATAAGGTCAAATGGCCCGACAGCGAGCATGCGCTTTACATCACCATTAACGATATTGTGCTGAACGGTCACCGTCGGCCTTTCGAGGTGTTCATCAACTCCAAAAACATGGAGCATTTCGCCTGGACCGTGGCCCTGACGCGGATGATTTCCGCCGTCTTCCGCCGGGGCGGGGATGTGTCCTTTGTTGTGGAAGAGTTGAAAGCGGTTTTCGATCCGCGCGGCGGGGCCTGGATGGGGGGCAAATATATCCCCTCTATTCTGGCGGCCATCGGTGGCGTGATCGAACAGCATCTGATTGCAACAGGGTTCATCGCAGGCGAGGGTATGGGGTTGAAAGCCGACCCTCAAGCCAAGGTTGTCGGTATGGACGCCCCACGCGGCAAAGCCTGTTCTAGCTGCGGCCAGTTCGATCTGCGCATGGTTGAAGGCTGCATGACCTGCGGGTCGTGTGGGTATTCGAAATGTGGGTGA
- a CDS encoding DUF2306 domain-containing protein: MITANRKAQRLRLGKSEWVVFGVIFVYSFIPGFGGLIRVLELAGGPQIAPANPRALFTPTPIILHTMSAFLFCIVGAVQFLPSIRRQRPAAHRSIGRVIVVAGCMSAITGLWMTHFYVFPEALQGAALYWVRVVLGTAMIGLIIWAVIAIRSRNVFQHSASIVRAYAIGQGASTQAVLGIAWLIAVGSEAMGPLRDGLMIFAWVINLVAAEIFIHAMLRPPKRRQKHSLQPSIRRSTPRNET, translated from the coding sequence ATGATTACCGCAAATCGAAAAGCCCAAAGACTTCGCTTAGGAAAATCCGAGTGGGTCGTCTTTGGCGTCATCTTTGTATATTCGTTCATTCCTGGCTTTGGTGGTTTGATCCGAGTTCTGGAACTTGCAGGCGGACCTCAAATTGCACCGGCAAACCCTCGGGCTTTGTTCACCCCAACGCCCATCATTCTCCACACCATGAGCGCTTTTCTGTTCTGTATCGTCGGTGCGGTTCAGTTCTTGCCAAGCATCCGACGCCAGCGTCCGGCCGCGCATCGCAGCATCGGGCGGGTGATCGTGGTAGCAGGATGTATGTCTGCCATCACAGGTTTGTGGATGACGCATTTTTATGTCTTTCCGGAGGCGCTTCAGGGAGCCGCGCTGTACTGGGTGCGGGTGGTTCTGGGCACGGCAATGATCGGGCTCATCATCTGGGCCGTGATCGCAATCAGATCCCGTAACGTTTTCCAACACAGCGCGTCTATCGTGCGGGCCTATGCCATCGGTCAGGGTGCCTCGACGCAAGCCGTTTTGGGCATTGCCTGGCTCATCGCTGTTGGCTCTGAAGCAATGGGACCCCTGCGTGACGGGCTGATGATTTTCGCATGGGTGATCAATCTGGTCGCTGCAGAAATCTTCATACACGCAATGCTGAGGCCGCCAAAGCGTCGGCAAAAGCACTCGCTACAACCTTCTATCCGGCGTTCCACACCAAGAAATGAGACTTGA
- a CDS encoding LysR family transcriptional regulator, which translates to MKFRQLEAFSHIMITGSMVSAAAEMNVSQPAVSRLISDLEAYLKFSLFERKQGALIPTPEGTRFFESVEENFLGLGRLEKVAENIRGDSGQMLRVAATHSLAATLLPPVLEQFNRRFPKTRVVIHSHRLSQLIVRLQNSSVDIAIAAQLPNLRGAERISLGSARQVCALPAGHRLAELKTISAHDLAGETILGIMPDGPARWSEAFSQMRAESIEIVDKYEVDTAHTAYSIIARGLAVGILEPFGARMWEQSNKVVCRPYVPQIEMQYYYSVMKRRQYRSDQAKFLEILETYCGATPEFQNERHLTSR; encoded by the coding sequence ATGAAATTTCGCCAACTCGAAGCCTTCAGCCATATCATGATCACCGGCTCCATGGTGAGCGCCGCCGCCGAAATGAACGTCAGCCAACCTGCGGTGAGTCGACTGATTTCCGATCTTGAGGCCTACCTCAAGTTCAGCCTTTTCGAGCGCAAGCAGGGCGCTCTGATTCCCACTCCGGAAGGAACGCGTTTTTTTGAAAGTGTTGAGGAAAACTTCCTCGGGCTTGGGCGACTCGAAAAGGTTGCCGAGAATATTCGTGGAGACTCTGGTCAAATGTTGCGAGTGGCGGCAACCCATTCGTTGGCGGCAACGCTATTGCCCCCGGTGCTGGAACAGTTCAATCGGCGATTTCCGAAAACCCGGGTTGTGATCCACTCGCACCGCTTGTCACAACTTATCGTTCGGCTGCAAAACTCCTCTGTCGACATTGCTATCGCGGCGCAGTTGCCAAATCTGCGTGGCGCAGAACGAATTTCGCTTGGGAGCGCCCGTCAGGTTTGCGCCTTGCCGGCGGGACACCGTCTAGCGGAGCTGAAAACCATCAGTGCCCATGATCTGGCTGGCGAAACTATTCTCGGGATCATGCCCGACGGCCCGGCACGCTGGAGTGAGGCCTTCTCACAGATGCGTGCCGAGTCCATCGAGATCGTTGACAAATATGAGGTCGATACGGCCCACACGGCCTATTCGATTATCGCGCGCGGGTTGGCCGTCGGGATTCTTGAACCGTTCGGTGCGCGAATGTGGGAACAGTCCAATAAAGTGGTCTGCCGTCCCTATGTCCCCCAAATTGAAATGCAATACTATTACTCCGTAATGAAGCGCCGCCAGTACCGATCGGATCAGGCGAAGTTCCTTGAAATTCTCGAAACATACTGCGGTGCAACGCCCGAGTTCCAGAACGAACGCCACCTAACCTCTAGGTGA
- a CDS encoding ankyrin repeat domain-containing protein: MFLVRNAEFWCIIGAQKKIFSGRKMSKKFKSRETLDQLLSSCSDTLFPAEMGEASVSIDSRDCDGDTPLHVMLWRRNTYGALLLIEAGADVNAVGDMSETPLHVAVSQENIKVVEALLKSGANPTTKSEFGKSPKEIAVELGGEMQRCFGSL; the protein is encoded by the coding sequence ATGTTTCTCGTCAGAAATGCGGAATTCTGGTGTATTATTGGAGCACAGAAGAAGATATTCTCGGGAAGAAAAATGTCAAAAAAATTTAAATCCAGAGAGACCTTGGATCAACTCCTTTCTTCATGTTCCGACACCTTGTTCCCTGCCGAAATGGGTGAAGCTTCCGTTAGCATCGATAGCAGAGACTGCGATGGTGATACCCCATTGCATGTAATGCTTTGGCGGAGAAATACCTACGGAGCACTGTTACTTATCGAGGCAGGCGCTGACGTGAACGCCGTTGGAGACATGTCAGAAACGCCGCTTCATGTCGCCGTAAGCCAAGAAAACATTAAAGTTGTGGAAGCGCTTTTGAAGTCTGGGGCGAATCCGACAACTAAATCTGAGTTTGGGAAGTCACCCAAAGAAATTGCCGTCGAACTGGGGGGCGAGATGCAACGGTGCTTTGGCAGTCTGTGA
- a CDS encoding GAF domain-containing protein, whose translation MNEPDAIAEFDKALAKAVKPEQAFGALQELVENTIGARLFTVMDVVQDDMKGRRSFTSNLQSYPASGWVMLQDNDWFDTVIRHHQTYVANDMATITKDFADHALIQSLGCASIVNHPVLINGRLVVTINILHEQGHFTPERVNTVASLLKIRAVAAYEHYQKLKSNRN comes from the coding sequence ATGAACGAACCTGACGCCATAGCAGAGTTTGACAAGGCACTGGCCAAAGCGGTGAAGCCTGAACAGGCCTTTGGAGCCTTGCAGGAACTTGTCGAAAACACCATTGGCGCGCGTTTATTTACCGTCATGGATGTCGTGCAGGATGACATGAAAGGCCGTCGCTCGTTCACCAGCAACCTGCAAAGCTATCCGGCGTCTGGTTGGGTGATGTTGCAAGACAACGATTGGTTTGACACGGTCATACGCCATCACCAAACATACGTCGCCAATGACATGGCTACGATAACAAAAGACTTCGCCGACCACGCGCTAATCCAGAGCTTGGGTTGCGCATCTATCGTCAACCACCCTGTCCTGATCAACGGGAGATTGGTGGTAACCATAAATATATTGCACGAACAGGGCCACTTTACGCCTGAGCGTGTGAACACCGTAGCCAGCTTGCTAAAGATCCGCGCCGTAGCTGCTTACGAACACTACCAAAAACTAAAATCCAACAGAAATTAG
- a CDS encoding class I SAM-dependent methyltransferase: MTTPENNNLIPSHTRAMEKAIPMTTRRIGSWEVLISRRPLSTTDLASRYDAASGKWARTERRFRLNTAYCEPLLTSQVVIDLMQVAPQARVLDCGVGNGSLSIALSSLMKGPVDFHAIDTSTEMLAQAKSVMQHAGLDPHLQQADVLSLPYKDQSFDVVMAAHVLEHLPDPQRALAEMVRVLKPGGTVFLCVTRPSLFGALIQLLWRTWAITEQEGIAWLHASQLVDVGYQPVRLGSAGLASTAFWARRSR; this comes from the coding sequence ATGACGACTCCAGAAAACAATAACCTCATTCCATCGCACACCCGTGCCATGGAAAAGGCAATTCCCATGACGACTCGTCGCATCGGCTCTTGGGAGGTTCTCATAAGCAGACGCCCGCTCTCTACAACGGACCTAGCCAGCCGCTACGACGCGGCTTCGGGTAAATGGGCGCGGACGGAGCGTCGTTTTCGGTTGAATACCGCATATTGCGAACCCCTTTTGACCTCTCAGGTTGTCATAGATCTTATGCAGGTTGCGCCACAGGCGCGGGTCCTTGATTGCGGCGTCGGAAATGGGAGCCTTTCGATTGCGCTTAGTAGCCTGATGAAGGGTCCGGTGGATTTCCATGCAATTGATACCTCTACTGAAATGCTTGCGCAGGCCAAGTCTGTGATGCAGCACGCCGGGCTGGACCCGCACCTTCAACAGGCCGATGTTTTGTCATTGCCCTATAAGGATCAGTCTTTTGACGTTGTTATGGCCGCGCATGTCCTTGAGCATCTACCGGATCCGCAACGTGCCCTCGCAGAGATGGTTCGAGTTCTAAAGCCAGGTGGGACGGTGTTCCTTTGCGTCACACGCCCCTCACTTTTCGGCGCACTCATCCAACTTTTGTGGCGCACTTGGGCGATCACTGAGCAAGAGGGCATCGCGTGGCTGCACGCATCCCAGCTTGTCGATGTCGGATACCAACCGGTTCGGCTCGGCTCAGCGGGCCTTGCGAGCACTGCCTTTTGGGCACGGCGGTCACGATGA
- a CDS encoding DUF1489 family protein, translating into MRKTVNLIKLSVGTESVEGLADWHATKQAQTADGLPRHVTRMWPKREAEILNGGSIYWVIKGAIQCRQVIKRLDEVIGDDGIRRCAIVLEPKLIRTQSSLKRPFQGWRYLTPEDAPMDLPDGREEEEALPVELNQALAEIGVL; encoded by the coding sequence ATGCGTAAAACCGTTAACCTGATCAAACTCTCCGTCGGGACCGAAAGCGTCGAAGGTCTGGCCGATTGGCATGCCACCAAGCAGGCGCAGACCGCTGACGGGTTGCCCCGTCACGTGACACGAATGTGGCCAAAACGCGAGGCCGAAATTCTGAATGGCGGGTCGATTTATTGGGTGATCAAAGGGGCGATCCAATGCCGTCAGGTGATCAAACGGCTGGACGAGGTGATCGGGGATGACGGCATACGCCGCTGCGCCATTGTGCTGGAACCGAAATTGATCCGCACGCAATCCAGCCTGAAACGCCCGTTTCAGGGCTGGCGCTATCTGACACCGGAAGATGCACCAATGGACCTGCCCGACGGGCGTGAGGAAGAAGAAGCCCTGCCCGTCGAATTAAATCAGGCGCTGGCAGAGATTGGTGTGCTGTAA
- a CDS encoding DUF2817 domain-containing protein, producing MSESIKSFSATYDIARKRFRSAADAAGLPIQTYVHPLQDPLLPEAAVDVVRIGPKPASKVLFVTSGVHGTELITGSGAQLPLMEIFAEDLPTNTAVVLIHAVNPVGCARLTRTDENNVDPNRNLPKSFATLPENPEYNALHAALCPDDWEGGRAAAERTIADYVTKKGDQALIQDVLRGQYSHPDGLFYGGLEESWTIKNLTRIIKAQSEGASQLAIVDIHTGVGPYGFGEVMRMDRPAIAGAEWEKIGNLVCDVLDRAEAPLPPIKIILEFGTYAFDRVLNALRADNWLRHHGELHTPQGRQIKANLRDALFADDPRWLDDIVRQTVECCHATLAEMQTIEVAMEA from the coding sequence ATGTCCGAATCCATTAAGAGCTTTTCCGCGACTTATGACATCGCCCGTAAGCGCTTTCGCAGTGCGGCTGATGCGGCTGGCTTGCCTATTCAAACCTACGTTCACCCCCTTCAGGACCCGCTTTTGCCTGAAGCGGCTGTTGATGTGGTGCGCATCGGGCCAAAGCCCGCCTCGAAAGTTCTTTTCGTTACCTCCGGGGTTCATGGCACTGAGTTGATAACCGGATCAGGAGCCCAACTGCCTCTGATGGAGATCTTCGCCGAAGACTTGCCGACGAACACTGCTGTTGTCCTGATACATGCCGTCAACCCCGTTGGCTGCGCTCGGCTGACACGTACAGATGAAAACAACGTCGATCCTAACCGCAACCTGCCAAAGAGCTTTGCGACCCTACCGGAAAATCCCGAATACAACGCGCTGCACGCCGCCCTTTGCCCTGATGATTGGGAAGGTGGCCGAGCAGCAGCCGAGCGAACCATCGCTGACTACGTGACCAAGAAAGGAGATCAGGCACTGATCCAGGATGTCTTGCGCGGACAATACAGCCACCCGGACGGTTTGTTTTACGGTGGGCTTGAAGAAAGCTGGACAATCAAGAACCTGACGCGAATTATCAAAGCGCAGTCCGAAGGAGCCAGTCAACTGGCCATCGTTGATATCCATACCGGCGTCGGCCCCTATGGTTTCGGGGAAGTGATGCGGATGGACCGACCTGCCATTGCCGGGGCGGAATGGGAGAAGATCGGCAACCTCGTGTGTGATGTTCTGGACCGTGCCGAAGCGCCGCTGCCTCCGATCAAGATAATCCTTGAGTTTGGAACCTATGCTTTTGACCGAGTGCTGAACGCTTTGAGAGCCGACAACTGGCTGCGTCACCATGGCGAATTGCACACACCTCAGGGCCGTCAGATCAAAGCGAACCTGCGCGATGCCCTGTTCGCGGATGACCCGAGGTGGTTGGACGATATCGTGAGACAAACTGTCGAGTGCTGTCATGCAACACTGGCTGAAATGCAAACAATCGAAGTGGCCATGGAAGCATGA
- a CDS encoding DUF6326 family protein: MAIPVFFLSILWVFIILNFFVRDIHELGRPGMLEQMMSGTIDGVAITEVLMLLGGIMIEIPILVTILALLLPHGMNRWANIGFGLLTMVMIVAMNLKPDLDNVFFMSVQFIALIAAVGIAWKWRASEGIDAIPT; this comes from the coding sequence ATGGCAATCCCTGTCTTCTTTTTGTCGATCCTTTGGGTCTTCATCATCCTGAATTTCTTTGTACGCGATATTCATGAATTGGGCCGTCCAGGCATGTTGGAACAGATGATGTCCGGTACAATTGACGGGGTCGCGATAACTGAAGTGTTGATGCTGTTAGGCGGGATCATGATTGAGATTCCGATCTTGGTGACGATCCTCGCGTTGCTTCTGCCACATGGGATGAATAGATGGGCGAACATTGGTTTTGGCCTTTTGACGATGGTCATGATCGTGGCGATGAACCTCAAACCCGACCTCGACAACGTCTTTTTCATGAGTGTTCAATTTATCGCCCTAATAGCCGCCGTTGGGATCGCATGGAAGTGGCGGGCGTCTGAAGGGATAGATGCAATACCAACATAA
- a CDS encoding LysR family transcriptional regulator, with product MEWKRSAFDWNQARAFLVTAEEGSLSAAARALGLTQPTLSRQVSSLEEALGVVLFERTSRALLLTQPGLELLAHFRTMGDAATSISLAATGQSQAVTGHVLISATNGMATFYLPPILKKLRKTAPDLQIEIIASNELSDLRRREADIAIRHSRPKDETLFAKRLRDTKAHLFASKEYLDEVGRPESLADLEKLTFVGFDQPEQRLGLMASRGVNLTTANFNFSTSSVTLTLELVRQGFGVGILPVEIGADYPELENPSSAFEPISIGTWLVAHRELKTNLRIRVVFDLLAEGIG from the coding sequence ATGGAGTGGAAACGATCAGCCTTCGACTGGAACCAAGCGCGGGCGTTTCTCGTCACCGCTGAAGAAGGATCGCTGTCCGCCGCTGCGCGTGCGCTTGGGTTGACACAACCAACGCTGAGCCGACAGGTCTCGAGCCTTGAAGAGGCGCTTGGTGTGGTCCTTTTTGAGCGGACATCGCGCGCACTTTTGCTGACACAACCAGGCTTAGAATTGCTGGCGCATTTTAGGACGATGGGCGATGCAGCAACCAGCATATCCCTTGCTGCGACGGGCCAATCGCAAGCTGTGACTGGGCATGTGTTGATTTCGGCTACAAACGGGATGGCGACGTTTTATCTGCCGCCTATCCTCAAGAAACTGCGTAAAACCGCGCCAGACCTTCAGATTGAGATTATTGCATCAAATGAGTTGAGCGATTTACGCCGTCGAGAAGCGGACATTGCAATCCGTCACAGTCGACCCAAAGACGAAACCCTGTTTGCAAAACGGCTTCGCGACACGAAGGCACATCTTTTTGCGTCAAAGGAGTACCTTGACGAAGTTGGCCGCCCCGAGTCGCTGGCTGATCTTGAGAAATTGACGTTTGTCGGTTTCGACCAACCAGAACAGCGACTTGGCTTGATGGCATCACGTGGCGTGAATCTGACGACCGCAAATTTCAATTTTTCGACGTCGAGTGTCACACTAACGCTCGAACTTGTCCGGCAAGGTTTTGGGGTCGGCATCCTTCCAGTCGAAATCGGGGCTGATTACCCAGAACTCGAAAACCCTTCTTCGGCGTTTGAGCCGATCAGTATCGGGACATGGCTGGTGGCCCACCGCGAGCTTAAGACAAATCTGAGAATTCGCGTGGTTTTTGATCTACTGGCAGAGGGGATTGGTTAG
- a CDS encoding DUF3800 domain-containing protein: MSILSKPYEYILYIDEAGDDGLTKVKPIDPNGASEWLCIGGFLTRSNYEAEVVDWVRELRQNIDATQGPALHYRKLSPSKKDVACAYLAGLPVKAFVLCSHKANMKGHQNSRAAIRGGKQWFYNYCTRLLMERATELCLKDSLKHFDEARPLRVVFSQRGRHSYGQTKAYWELLKRQAAGGTTLLNKREIRHQVLRYDLVSDVPHEQNAGLQLADIVASAFYQSVETSGRRWETRHAKALAPIMAKERNVVADFGLALQPTNPNELSLSADQKIIFKHFGYTHL; encoded by the coding sequence ATGTCCATTTTGTCAAAACCTTATGAATACATACTCTATATAGATGAAGCTGGCGATGATGGCTTAACGAAGGTCAAGCCCATTGACCCCAATGGCGCGAGTGAGTGGCTATGCATAGGCGGCTTTTTAACAAGATCTAACTATGAAGCGGAAGTGGTGGATTGGGTTAGAGAGCTACGCCAGAACATTGACGCAACGCAGGGTCCGGCACTTCACTATCGAAAGCTTAGCCCCAGTAAAAAGGACGTGGCTTGCGCCTACCTCGCAGGGCTTCCCGTAAAAGCTTTCGTTCTATGTTCGCACAAAGCCAACATGAAGGGCCATCAAAACAGCAGGGCCGCTATTAGGGGCGGTAAGCAATGGTTTTACAACTACTGCACCAGATTGCTGATGGAGAGAGCAACTGAATTGTGTCTGAAAGACTCGCTAAAACACTTCGATGAGGCTCGACCACTTCGGGTCGTTTTTAGTCAACGGGGTAGGCATAGTTATGGGCAAACCAAAGCATATTGGGAGCTATTGAAACGCCAAGCCGCTGGCGGGACGACCTTACTTAACAAGCGAGAGATTAGGCACCAAGTACTCAGATATGACCTAGTCAGCGATGTTCCTCATGAGCAGAACGCGGGCTTACAGCTGGCAGATATTGTCGCCAGCGCTTTCTATCAGTCTGTAGAAACCAGCGGCAGAAGGTGGGAAACCCGACACGCAAAAGCACTGGCACCTATCATGGCGAAGGAGAGAAATGTCGTTGCTGATTTTGGCCTGGCATTGCAACCAACCAATCCAAACGAGTTAAGCTTATCTGCCGATCAGAAGATCATCTTCAAACATTTTGGATATACCCATTTGTAG
- a CDS encoding IS1595 family transposase, whose amino-acid sequence MSVLSAPYMHDEAAAFEHVESMLWSDGPVCPHCGVVDCAYKLVGVRTKASKKNPEGKERHGLWKCRECRKQFTVRKGTIFEESHLPLHLWLQAIHLMVSSKKGISSHQLHRVLGITYKSAWFLTHRIRECMRGNALAGFGGGGGIVEVDETFIGNEPGVKKHPKARGGSHKMKLLTLVDRDTKQAKSIVVDDLTKATLIPLLQENIAKEAYVMTDEARQYQDIGAGRVFDAHGWTTHSEGEYVNPDDNEMHTNTVEGFYSVFKRGMKGDYQHCGKQHLHRYAAEFDFRYNNRIANGVDDVQRGQVALKSVVGKRLTYRRTNEAIQH is encoded by the coding sequence ATGTCTGTTCTGTCCGCCCCCTACATGCACGACGAAGCCGCTGCATTTGAGCATGTTGAATCCATGCTTTGGTCTGATGGACCAGTCTGCCCTCACTGTGGCGTTGTTGACTGCGCATACAAGCTGGTTGGCGTCCGTACCAAGGCCAGCAAAAAGAACCCCGAAGGCAAAGAGCGCCACGGCCTGTGGAAGTGCCGCGAGTGCCGCAAGCAATTCACCGTGCGCAAAGGTACAATCTTCGAAGAAAGCCACCTGCCTCTGCACCTGTGGCTGCAAGCCATTCACCTGATGGTATCCAGCAAAAAGGGTATCAGCAGCCACCAACTGCACCGCGTTCTGGGCATCACCTACAAAAGCGCGTGGTTCCTGACGCATCGCATTCGCGAATGTATGCGCGGCAACGCTCTTGCTGGCTTTGGCGGCGGTGGCGGCATTGTTGAGGTAGACGAGACATTCATCGGCAACGAACCCGGCGTTAAAAAGCACCCCAAAGCGCGCGGCGGCTCTCACAAGATGAAGCTGCTGACCCTTGTGGACCGCGACACAAAGCAAGCCAAATCTATCGTTGTTGATGATCTGACAAAGGCAACGCTTATCCCGCTCCTGCAAGAGAACATCGCCAAGGAAGCCTACGTAATGACGGACGAAGCGCGCCAGTATCAGGATATCGGCGCTGGCCGCGTGTTTGATGCCCACGGCTGGACCACGCACAGCGAAGGAGAGTACGTGAACCCAGACGACAACGAGATGCACACCAACACGGTAGAGGGCTTCTACAGCGTGTTCAAGCGCGGCATGAAGGGTGACTACCAGCACTGTGGTAAGCAGCACTTGCACCGCTACGCCGCTGAGTTTGACTTCCGTTACAACAATCGCATTGCAAATGGCGTGGATGATGTCCAGCGCGGTCAGGTCGCGTTGAAGTCTGTAGTTGGCAAGCGCCTCACATATCGACGGACTAACGAAGCCATCCAACACTAA